From Microbacterium sp. LWH11-1.2, one genomic window encodes:
- a CDS encoding YebC/PmpR family DNA-binding transcriptional regulator: MSGHSKWATTKHKKAIIDSRRAKSWAKLIKNIEVAAKLGGADLAGNPTLFDAVQKAKKTSVPKDNIDRAVKRGAGIGGEAVEYLSIMYEGYGPNGVALMIECLTDNKNRAAAEVRTALSRNGGTLADPGSVAYNFSRKGVIVVGSEGTTEDDVMMAALEAGAEEIEPHAEGFEVITEAHDLVAVRSALQEAGIDYESADVEFVPNLKVEIDADTARKIFRLIDALEDSEDVQNVFTNFDLSSEVQAELENDDA, from the coding sequence ATGTCCGGGCATTCCAAGTGGGCGACCACGAAGCACAAGAAGGCCATCATCGACTCCCGCCGGGCGAAGTCGTGGGCCAAGCTCATCAAGAACATCGAGGTCGCGGCCAAGCTCGGCGGCGCTGACCTGGCCGGAAACCCGACGCTGTTCGACGCGGTGCAGAAGGCGAAGAAGACCTCTGTCCCCAAGGACAACATCGACCGCGCGGTGAAGCGCGGTGCGGGCATCGGCGGCGAAGCCGTCGAGTACCTGTCGATCATGTACGAGGGGTACGGCCCCAACGGCGTCGCCCTGATGATCGAGTGTCTGACCGACAACAAGAACCGCGCGGCCGCTGAGGTGCGCACGGCTCTGAGCCGCAACGGCGGCACCCTCGCCGACCCCGGCAGCGTCGCGTACAACTTCAGTCGCAAGGGCGTCATCGTCGTCGGCTCCGAGGGCACGACCGAGGACGACGTGATGATGGCGGCGCTCGAGGCGGGTGCGGAGGAGATCGAGCCGCACGCCGAGGGGTTCGAGGTCATCACCGAGGCACATGATCTGGTCGCGGTCCGCAGCGCGCTGCAGGAGGCCGGGATCGACTACGAGTCCGCCGACGTCGAGTTCGTCCCGAACCTCAAGGTCGAGATCGACGCCGACACCGCTCGCAAGATCTTCCGTCTCATCGATGCGCTGGAGGACAGTGAGGACGTGCAGAACGTGTTCACGAACTTCGACCTCTCGTCCGAGGTGCAGGCGGAGCTGGAGAACGACGACGCCTGA
- the ruvC gene encoding crossover junction endodeoxyribonuclease RuvC: MTSSLRVLGIDPGLTRCGIGVVDVDRSRRGTLVHVGVIRSSPDAEIGDRLAIVAAGIREVIAEHRPDAVAVERVFAQQNTHTVMGTAQASGVALLIAAESGLPAATHTPSEVKAAVTGYGSADKRQVQAMIARILRLDAPPQPADAADALAIALCHAWRRGGAVATQGALTPAQRAWAAAERVART, translated from the coding sequence GTGACCTCCTCCCTGCGCGTCCTCGGCATCGATCCCGGCCTCACCCGGTGCGGGATCGGGGTCGTCGACGTCGACCGCTCCCGCCGCGGGACGCTTGTGCACGTGGGGGTCATCCGCTCGTCTCCGGATGCCGAGATCGGCGACCGTCTCGCGATCGTCGCAGCCGGCATCCGCGAGGTGATCGCCGAGCATCGACCGGATGCCGTGGCTGTCGAGCGCGTGTTCGCGCAGCAGAACACCCACACCGTGATGGGCACGGCGCAGGCGAGCGGCGTCGCGCTGCTGATCGCGGCGGAATCCGGGCTTCCCGCCGCCACGCACACGCCGAGCGAGGTCAAGGCGGCGGTCACGGGGTACGGCTCCGCCGACAAGCGCCAGGTGCAGGCCATGATCGCCCGCATCCTCCGCCTGGACGCCCCGCCGCAGCCGGCGGATGCGGCGGATGCTCTCGCGATCGCGCTGTGCCACGCCTGGCGCCGGGGAGGTGCGGTCGCCACGCAGGGGGCGCTCACACCGGCGCAGCGCGCCTGGGCTGCCGCAGAGCGTGTCGCTCGAACATAG
- the ruvA gene encoding Holliday junction branch migration protein RuvA, which produces MISSLHGVVLHTTPDQVVVEVGGVGFSVAVPTDVAHTATVGERLQLHTSLIVREDSLALYGFAERDELEIFGLLISVTGVGPKSALGVLSHLTVDQIAEAVTSEDDAPFRRVSGIGPKTAKLIVLQLAGKVHPTSTPKRTAASAGTDVVSQVAAALVGLGWSERVATEAATQTAADATDAERGSVASLLRRTLAVLGPAQGGQARV; this is translated from the coding sequence ATGATCTCCTCTCTGCACGGCGTCGTCCTGCACACGACGCCCGACCAGGTCGTCGTCGAGGTCGGCGGCGTCGGCTTCTCCGTGGCCGTCCCGACCGATGTGGCTCACACGGCGACGGTGGGAGAGCGGCTCCAGCTGCACACCAGCCTCATCGTCCGCGAGGACTCGCTCGCGCTGTACGGGTTCGCCGAGCGCGACGAGCTGGAGATCTTCGGGTTGCTGATCAGCGTCACGGGCGTCGGTCCGAAGTCGGCGCTGGGCGTCCTGTCGCATCTGACGGTCGATCAGATCGCCGAGGCCGTGACGTCCGAAGACGATGCACCTTTCCGGCGCGTGTCCGGCATCGGACCCAAGACGGCCAAGCTCATCGTGCTGCAGCTGGCCGGCAAGGTCCATCCGACGTCGACGCCGAAGCGGACCGCGGCATCGGCCGGCACCGATGTCGTGTCCCAGGTCGCTGCCGCGCTCGTGGGCCTCGGCTGGTCCGAGCGCGTCGCCACCGAGGCGGCGACGCAGACCGCTGCCGATGCGACGGATGCCGAGCGCGGCTCTGTCGCGTCGCTCCTGCGGCGCACGCTCGCCGTGCTGGGACCGGCTCAGGGAGGCCAGGCGCGTGTCTGA
- the ruvB gene encoding Holliday junction branch migration DNA helicase RuvB produces MSDARDATEPVDDTELAIEGALRPASLDEFVGQQKVRGQLQLLLEAARIQSRPADHILLAGPPGLGKTTLAMIVAHESDRPLRLSSGPAIQHAGDLAALLSSLVPGEVLFIDEIHRMARSAEEMLYLAMEDYRIDIMVGKGAGATSIPLELAPFTLVGATTRSGLLPNPLRDRFGFTGHLEFYDERELEQVIERSAIVLGVEIPRDSLAEIARRSRGTPRIANRLLRRVRDYALVHGDGSATIHDVRAALELYDVDAIGLDRLDRAVLEALVRRFRGGPVGLSTLAVAVGEEGETVESVVEPYLVRIGFLGRTPRGRVAMPEAYAHLGVAHPDGALRLDDL; encoded by the coding sequence GTGTCTGACGCCCGCGATGCCACCGAGCCCGTCGACGACACCGAGCTCGCGATCGAGGGCGCACTGCGCCCCGCGAGCCTCGACGAGTTCGTCGGTCAGCAGAAGGTCCGCGGGCAGCTTCAGCTGCTCCTGGAGGCGGCCCGCATCCAGAGCCGACCCGCCGATCACATCCTCCTCGCCGGCCCTCCGGGTCTCGGCAAGACCACGCTCGCGATGATCGTCGCGCACGAGAGCGACCGACCGCTGCGACTGTCCAGCGGGCCCGCGATCCAGCACGCCGGCGATCTCGCCGCGCTCCTGTCGAGCCTCGTCCCCGGCGAGGTGCTGTTCATCGACGAGATCCACCGGATGGCCCGCTCCGCGGAGGAGATGCTGTACCTCGCGATGGAGGACTATCGCATCGACATCATGGTCGGCAAGGGCGCCGGCGCGACCAGCATCCCGCTCGAGCTCGCGCCGTTCACGCTGGTCGGTGCGACGACCAGGTCGGGTCTGCTGCCCAATCCGCTCCGCGACCGCTTCGGGTTCACCGGACACCTCGAGTTCTACGACGAGCGAGAGCTCGAGCAGGTCATCGAACGGTCGGCGATCGTGCTGGGCGTGGAGATCCCCCGGGACTCGCTCGCCGAGATCGCCCGACGCTCCCGGGGCACACCCCGCATCGCGAACCGCCTGCTCCGGCGGGTGCGCGACTATGCCCTGGTGCACGGCGACGGCTCGGCGACGATCCACGACGTCCGCGCCGCGCTCGAGCTCTACGACGTCGACGCGATCGGTCTCGACCGGCTGGATCGTGCCGTGCTGGAAGCACTCGTCCGGAGGTTCCGCGGCGGCCCTGTGGGACTCAGCACGCTCGCCGTCGCGGTCGGAGAAGAGGGCGAGACCGTCGAGAGCGTCGTGGAGCCCTACCTCGTCCGCATCGGCTTCCTCGGACGGACACCGCGGGGCAGGGTCGCCATGCCGGAGGCGTATGCGCACCTCGGAGTGGCCCACCCCGACGGGGCGCTTCGCCTTGATGACCTATAA
- a CDS encoding preprotein translocase subunit YajC codes for MPMEFILFGLLAVLLVFMIFNTRKRTKQMKAEQEEKATKTVPGVKVLLQGGIYGTIVAYDPEDLDSPALVEIAPGTIIEVHSQAILRIVEPKDVVEEPAVVEDDVVATETDAPAIETTEETRARLERDADDK; via the coding sequence ATGCCCATGGAATTCATCCTCTTCGGCCTTCTGGCCGTTCTCCTCGTCTTCATGATCTTCAACACGCGCAAGCGCACGAAGCAGATGAAGGCTGAGCAGGAGGAGAAGGCGACCAAGACCGTCCCCGGCGTCAAGGTGCTGCTGCAGGGCGGGATCTACGGGACGATCGTCGCGTACGACCCCGAGGACCTCGATTCCCCGGCGCTCGTCGAGATCGCTCCCGGCACCATCATCGAGGTGCACAGCCAGGCCATCCTCCGCATCGTGGAGCCCAAGGACGTCGTCGAGGAGCCCGCGGTCGTCGAGGACGACGTGGTGGCCACCGAGACCGATGCTCCCGCGATCGAGACCACCGAGGAGACGCGTGCGCGTCTCGAGCGGGACGCAGACGACAAGTAA
- the secD gene encoding protein translocase subunit SecD translates to MASSSPVRHAWRVLLGLLLVTGVLFGINSLGVYLIKDGNGEAASSWTPELALDLQGGTQIVLSAETEDGAAPSSEQLDQAAAIIRQRVDASGVAEADITTEGGQNIVVQIPGVADEQTRERIQSSAQLEFRPVLATNAATTDFVGEDGNSTPFPSPDPSLNATPTTEPTDPSDLAWVTEKLAAEFQAYDCANPDNDPARAPKDEPLIACSPDGAQKYLLGPAELDGTAITDAAAGRDPKSGAWLVQLTMSGSGGDAFGVVSTRLNQNRIDGLSPRDQFAFVLDGSVLSAPRMNGVILDGRPSISGSFTQESATTLADQLKFGALPLSFTVQSSDTISATLGTQQLQIGLIAGLIGLALVAIYSLIVYRALGSVIIASIAVMAVLTYIIICILAWRLGFRLSLAGVAGLIVSIGFTADSFIVYFERIRDELRDGKSITSAVEDGWGRAKRTIYISKSINILAAVVLYILADSTVKGFAFTLGLTTLIDVFIFVIFTHPVMQLLARTRFFGGGHRLSGLDPEALGAVYRSRSQFREVSTVTTGRGAKNARARGEADRRQTIAERKRAEALAGERPANADSSTKGTGEGDA, encoded by the coding sequence GTGGCTTCATCCTCTCCGGTCCGTCACGCCTGGCGGGTCCTCCTCGGCCTGCTCCTCGTGACGGGCGTGCTCTTCGGCATCAACTCGCTGGGCGTCTACCTCATCAAGGACGGCAACGGGGAGGCGGCGAGCTCGTGGACGCCGGAACTCGCCCTCGACCTGCAGGGCGGCACGCAGATCGTCCTGAGCGCCGAGACCGAAGACGGCGCTGCCCCCTCGTCTGAGCAGCTCGACCAGGCCGCGGCGATCATCCGTCAGCGTGTCGACGCATCGGGTGTCGCCGAGGCCGACATCACGACCGAGGGCGGACAGAACATCGTCGTCCAGATCCCCGGTGTCGCCGACGAGCAGACCCGCGAGCGGATCCAGTCGAGTGCTCAGCTCGAGTTCCGCCCGGTGCTGGCCACCAACGCGGCCACCACGGACTTCGTCGGCGAGGACGGCAACTCCACGCCGTTCCCGTCGCCCGATCCGTCGCTCAACGCGACGCCGACCACCGAGCCCACCGACCCCAGCGACCTGGCCTGGGTGACCGAGAAGCTCGCCGCGGAGTTCCAGGCGTACGACTGCGCCAACCCGGACAACGACCCGGCGCGCGCGCCGAAGGACGAGCCGCTCATCGCGTGCTCGCCCGACGGAGCCCAGAAGTACCTGCTCGGCCCGGCCGAGCTCGACGGCACGGCCATCACCGACGCGGCCGCAGGTCGCGACCCCAAGTCGGGAGCCTGGCTCGTCCAGCTCACGATGAGCGGCTCCGGCGGAGACGCCTTCGGCGTCGTCAGCACGCGCCTGAACCAGAACCGCATCGACGGACTGTCGCCGCGGGACCAGTTCGCGTTCGTGCTCGACGGCAGCGTCCTCAGCGCCCCGCGGATGAACGGCGTGATCCTCGACGGTCGCCCGAGCATCTCGGGCAGCTTCACGCAGGAGAGTGCGACGACCCTCGCGGACCAGCTGAAGTTCGGCGCTCTGCCGCTCAGCTTCACCGTGCAGAGCTCGGACACCATCTCCGCGACCCTCGGAACGCAACAGCTGCAGATCGGCCTGATCGCCGGCCTCATCGGACTCGCGCTCGTGGCCATCTACTCGCTCATCGTCTATCGAGCGCTCGGCTCGGTGATCATCGCCTCGATCGCCGTGATGGCCGTGCTGACCTACATCATCATCTGCATCCTGGCCTGGCGACTGGGCTTCCGCCTGTCGCTCGCCGGCGTCGCGGGTCTCATCGTGTCGATCGGATTCACCGCCGACTCGTTCATCGTCTACTTCGAGCGAATACGAGACGAGCTCCGCGACGGCAAGTCGATCACCTCGGCCGTGGAAGACGGCTGGGGTCGCGCCAAGCGCACGATCTACATCTCGAAGTCGATCAACATCCTCGCGGCGGTCGTCCTGTACATCCTCGCGGACTCGACCGTGAAGGGCTTCGCGTTCACGCTCGGCCTCACGACCCTGATCGACGTCTTCATCTTCGTGATCTTCACGCACCCCGTGATGCAGCTCCTCGCGCGAACGAGATTCTTCGGCGGGGGACACAGGCTGTCCGGTCTCGACCCCGAGGCGCTCGGCGCGGTCTACCGCAGTCGGTCGCAGTTCCGTGAGGTGTCGACCGTCACCACCGGCCGCGGGGCGAAGAACGCCCGCGCGAGAGGTGAGGCCGACCGTCGTCAGACGATCGCCGAGCGGAAGCGCGCAGAAGCCCTGGCGGGGGAGAGACCTGCCAACGCCGACAGTTCGACCAAGGGAACCGGGGAGGGAGACGCCTGA
- the secF gene encoding protein translocase subunit SecF, whose protein sequence is MPSMNEFGNNLYSGKTSFPFVGKRRLWFIIAIVLVVGSALVPLIRPIQFSIEFTGGSQFTVQAPDSLDQEAATAAVQSVVPGAATKVVVVSDRDIRVQTDQMSADETQQVAAALADAYEVDAADVTSSFIGPAWGENVTKQSLWGLAIFLALTFLILAIYFRTWKMSAAAIIGLLDVLVITVGVYALAGFEISPAAVIGFLTILAYSLYDTTVVFDKIRENTTEDGEKSARLFGESVNLAVNQTLVRSINTSVVAALPVGAVLFIGAFWLGAESLTDISLSIFVGILVATYSTLFVAAPLYSLFRENEPQLKERDARIRDARSKASVDA, encoded by the coding sequence ATGCCTTCCATGAATGAGTTCGGCAACAACCTGTACTCGGGAAAGACCTCCTTCCCGTTCGTCGGCAAGCGCCGGCTCTGGTTCATCATCGCGATCGTGCTCGTCGTCGGCTCGGCGCTCGTGCCGCTGATCCGCCCGATCCAGTTCTCGATCGAGTTCACCGGCGGGTCGCAGTTCACGGTGCAGGCACCGGACAGCCTCGACCAGGAGGCGGCGACTGCCGCCGTGCAGTCGGTCGTGCCTGGCGCGGCCACCAAGGTCGTGGTCGTGAGCGACCGCGACATCCGGGTGCAGACCGATCAGATGAGTGCCGACGAGACGCAGCAGGTCGCTGCGGCCCTCGCTGACGCGTACGAGGTCGATGCCGCCGACGTGACGTCGTCGTTCATCGGTCCGGCCTGGGGTGAGAACGTCACCAAGCAGTCGCTGTGGGGCCTGGCGATCTTCCTGGCGCTGACCTTCCTCATCCTCGCGATCTACTTCCGCACGTGGAAGATGTCCGCCGCGGCGATCATCGGTCTCCTGGACGTGCTCGTGATCACGGTCGGCGTCTACGCGCTGGCCGGCTTCGAGATCTCGCCCGCGGCCGTGATCGGCTTCCTGACGATCCTCGCGTACTCGCTGTACGACACCACGGTCGTGTTCGACAAGATCCGCGAGAACACCACCGAGGACGGGGAGAAGTCCGCCCGGCTGTTCGGAGAATCCGTCAACCTCGCCGTGAACCAGACGCTCGTGCGATCGATCAACACCTCGGTCGTCGCGGCTCTGCCCGTCGGCGCGGTGCTCTTCATCGGCGCCTTCTGGCTCGGCGCCGAGTCGCTCACCGACATCTCGCTCTCGATCTTCGTCGGCATCCTCGTCGCGACGTACTCGACGCTGTTCGTCGCCGCTCCGCTCTACTCGCTGTTCCGCGAGAACGAACCGCAGCTGAAGGAGCGGGACGCCCGCATCCGCGACGCCCGCAGCAAGGCGTCCGTCGACGCCTGA
- a CDS encoding bifunctional (p)ppGpp synthetase/guanosine-3',5'-bis(diphosphate) 3'-pyrophosphohydrolase, giving the protein MAEPQTSSQGSSLRRLVPRIFSRASRINDLDNLIRTVRANHPRGDFPVIERAYAVAKEKHEGQKRQSGEPYITHPLAVAQILAELGLGPRAIAAALLHDTVEDTGYALTDLTAEFGDEVAMLVDGVTKLDKVKYGESAQAETVRKMIVAMSKDIRVLLIKLADRLHNARTWGFVPPEKAAKKAKETLEIYAPLANRLGIQAIKSELEDLSFAVLHPKIYNEIHSLIAQRTPQREKYLGQVVEEIDEDLRDLRIRGKVVGRPKQLYSVYQKMVIRGREFDDIYDLIGIRVLVASVRDCYAVLGAIHARWTPLPGRFKDYIATPKFNLYQSLHTTVIGPAGRTVEIQIRTHEMHQQAEYGVAAHWMYKERMNGGGKTEVRASDTDMAWLAHISDWQAETADPGEFLDSLRFEIGAKEVYVFTPKGRVIGLPSGATPVDFAYAVHTEIGHRTMGAKVNGRLVPLESELKSGDVVEVFTSKNPDAGPSQDWLGFVASTRARNKIRGWFTKERREEAIEQGKEAIARAMRRQNLPLQKLMSQDSFAEVAHQLHYEDVSALYAAVGEGHVSTQSVLEKVTALVAASDPATGTIDLPGSVPTREPRSGDSGVLVRGAADILVKLAKCCTPVPGDAIVGFVTRGSGVSVHRADCVNVKALSAEQDRFVDVSWAPTTKSVFRVQIQVEALDRSGLLSDVTRVLSEHHVNILSATVTTNDERLALSRFVFEMGDAVHLDRVLNAVRRIDAVYDVYRVTSS; this is encoded by the coding sequence ATGGCGGAGCCGCAGACGTCGTCGCAGGGATCCAGTCTGCGACGACTGGTGCCCCGCATCTTCTCGCGCGCGTCCAGGATCAACGACCTCGACAACCTGATCCGCACCGTCCGTGCCAACCACCCCCGAGGTGACTTCCCGGTCATCGAGCGCGCCTACGCGGTCGCCAAGGAGAAGCACGAGGGCCAGAAGCGTCAGAGCGGCGAGCCGTACATCACGCATCCGCTCGCGGTCGCGCAGATCCTCGCCGAACTGGGGCTGGGCCCGCGGGCGATCGCCGCAGCCCTGCTGCACGACACGGTCGAGGACACGGGCTACGCGCTGACCGATCTCACGGCCGAGTTCGGCGACGAGGTCGCGATGCTGGTCGACGGCGTCACCAAGCTCGACAAGGTCAAGTACGGCGAGAGCGCTCAGGCCGAGACCGTCCGCAAGATGATCGTCGCGATGTCGAAGGACATCCGCGTGCTCCTGATCAAGCTCGCCGACCGCCTGCACAACGCGCGCACCTGGGGTTTCGTCCCGCCGGAGAAGGCGGCGAAGAAGGCCAAGGAGACGCTCGAGATCTACGCGCCGCTGGCCAACCGACTCGGCATCCAGGCCATCAAGTCCGAGCTCGAGGACCTCTCGTTCGCGGTGCTGCACCCGAAGATCTACAACGAGATCCACAGTCTCATCGCGCAGCGCACGCCGCAGCGGGAGAAGTACCTCGGCCAGGTCGTCGAGGAGATCGACGAGGATCTGCGCGATCTCCGCATCCGCGGCAAGGTCGTCGGACGCCCGAAGCAGCTGTACTCCGTCTACCAGAAGATGGTGATCCGGGGCCGCGAGTTCGACGACATCTACGACCTGATCGGGATCCGGGTGCTCGTCGCCTCGGTCCGTGACTGCTACGCGGTGCTCGGTGCGATCCACGCCCGGTGGACGCCGCTGCCCGGCCGGTTCAAGGACTACATCGCGACGCCGAAGTTCAACCTGTATCAGTCGCTCCACACCACGGTCATCGGGCCAGCGGGTCGCACGGTCGAGATCCAGATCCGCACGCACGAGATGCACCAGCAGGCGGAGTACGGTGTCGCCGCGCACTGGATGTACAAGGAGCGGATGAACGGCGGCGGCAAGACCGAGGTCCGCGCCTCCGACACCGACATGGCCTGGCTCGCCCACATCTCCGACTGGCAGGCCGAGACGGCCGACCCGGGTGAGTTCCTCGACTCCCTGCGCTTCGAGATCGGCGCCAAGGAGGTCTACGTCTTCACGCCGAAGGGGCGTGTGATCGGTCTGCCGTCCGGTGCGACACCCGTGGACTTCGCGTACGCCGTGCACACCGAGATCGGCCATCGCACGATGGGCGCGAAGGTCAACGGACGCCTCGTGCCGCTGGAGTCCGAGCTGAAGAGCGGCGACGTGGTCGAGGTGTTCACCTCGAAGAACCCGGATGCCGGCCCCAGTCAGGACTGGCTCGGATTCGTGGCGAGCACCCGCGCACGGAACAAGATCCGCGGCTGGTTCACGAAGGAGCGTCGCGAAGAGGCGATCGAACAGGGCAAGGAGGCGATCGCTCGGGCGATGCGCCGGCAGAACCTGCCGCTGCAGAAGCTGATGAGCCAGGACTCCTTCGCGGAGGTCGCCCACCAGCTGCACTACGAAGACGTCTCTGCCCTGTACGCCGCCGTCGGTGAGGGACACGTCTCGACGCAGTCCGTCCTCGAGAAGGTCACCGCGCTCGTCGCGGCGAGCGACCCGGCGACCGGCACCATCGACCTTCCCGGGAGCGTCCCCACCCGCGAACCGCGTTCGGGCGACTCGGGCGTCCTGGTCCGCGGAGCCGCCGACATCCTGGTCAAGCTCGCGAAGTGCTGCACCCCGGTTCCGGGCGATGCGATCGTCGGCTTCGTGACGCGCGGCAGCGGCGTCTCGGTGCACCGTGCGGACTGCGTCAACGTCAAGGCGCTGAGCGCCGAGCAGGACCGCTTCGTCGACGTCTCCTGGGCGCCGACGACGAAGAGCGTGTTCCGCGTGCAGATCCAGGTCGAGGCGCTGGATCGCTCCGGTCTGCTCTCCGACGTGACGAGGGTGCTCAGCGAGCACCACGTCAACATCCTGTCGGCGACGGTCACGACCAACGACGAGCGCCTCGCGCTGAGCCGGTTCGTGTTCGAGATGGGCGATGCCGTGCACCTCGATCGCGTGCTGAACGCGGTGCGGAGGATCGACGCGGTCTACGACGTGTACCGCGTCACCTCGTCCTGA
- a CDS encoding type IV toxin-antitoxin system AbiEi family antitoxin has product MHPAFLYVPGARLSQAELSAARIDGHVFEIGEAYAPADLVETADLRAASVAVFVHPGTAASGPTAAWIHGAGDAAPSVHHVKRAVDRRLRPRTSARLVFHDTVLPAPDMQLIGGIAVSTPARTMLDLATALHRDPRMQAWMERLALLRPGLPAETAPVLRSLRRVPGSRVGLAALERLDLRTR; this is encoded by the coding sequence ATGCACCCCGCGTTCCTGTATGTGCCCGGCGCCCGCCTGAGCCAGGCGGAGCTGAGTGCCGCCCGCATCGACGGGCACGTGTTCGAGATCGGCGAGGCCTATGCGCCGGCCGACCTGGTCGAGACAGCCGATCTCCGCGCGGCATCCGTCGCCGTCTTCGTGCATCCGGGAACAGCGGCGTCGGGACCGACGGCGGCGTGGATCCACGGCGCCGGCGATGCGGCCCCGTCGGTCCACCACGTCAAGCGCGCGGTGGACCGACGCCTTCGTCCGCGCACGAGCGCGCGCCTCGTCTTCCACGACACGGTGCTGCCCGCACCCGACATGCAGCTGATCGGCGGGATCGCCGTCTCGACGCCCGCGCGCACGATGCTCGATCTCGCCACCGCCCTGCACAGGGATCCCCGGATGCAGGCGTGGATGGAGCGCCTGGCGCTGCTCCGCCCCGGACTCCCCGCGGAGACGGCACCCGTGCTCCGCTCCCTCCGACGCGTGCCGGGGAGCCGCGTGGGTCTCGCGGCGCTGGAGCGTCTGGACCTCAGGACGAGGTGA
- a CDS encoding DUF349 domain-containing protein: MSATEPSKPTPPVPAPPAVPMPRKAPTPAVVPPVAPAPASSSSSAEWGRVSEDGTVEVREGDAWRVVGQYPDGTPDEALAYFVRKFDDIAFKVHALEQRQQSGGASASDLAKQAGHLIDEATDAAAVGDLAGLRDRLNALTASLSEATEQEAQQAKELVDKAIAERTVLVERAEAIAGRDLSKVQWKQVTAELGELFDAWQAQQQTGPRLSKGISQQLWKRFRDARAVVDKQRRAFYSELDDTHKVARDAKSRLVERAEALAPRGTDGIPAYRNLLDEWKAAGRAGRKADDALWAKFKAAGDALYAARAEQAAAEEAESGPKIEARQALLEEAKAVADESNIKRARALLTRIQQQWDEIGRVFPREKERALDDRLRVIEQALKAREEVDWKKNNPETKARANDMSSQLLEAIEKLEAELAAAEKAGDKKAAKAAADALEARRTWLSALGG; encoded by the coding sequence GTGTCTGCCACCGAGCCGTCGAAGCCGACTCCCCCCGTTCCCGCACCCCCCGCCGTGCCGATGCCCCGGAAGGCGCCGACACCGGCCGTCGTGCCGCCGGTCGCCCCGGCCCCGGCATCCTCGTCGTCGTCCGCCGAATGGGGCCGCGTGTCCGAGGACGGCACCGTCGAGGTGCGCGAGGGCGACGCCTGGCGCGTGGTGGGCCAGTACCCCGACGGGACCCCCGACGAAGCGCTCGCCTACTTCGTGCGCAAGTTCGACGACATCGCCTTCAAGGTGCACGCGCTCGAGCAGCGTCAGCAGTCGGGCGGGGCGTCCGCGAGCGATCTCGCCAAGCAGGCCGGTCACCTCATCGACGAGGCGACGGATGCCGCCGCCGTCGGAGACCTCGCCGGTCTGCGCGACCGTCTGAACGCCCTCACCGCATCGCTCTCCGAGGCCACGGAGCAGGAGGCGCAGCAGGCGAAGGAGCTCGTCGACAAGGCGATCGCCGAGCGGACCGTCCTCGTCGAGCGCGCCGAGGCGATCGCCGGGCGCGACCTCAGCAAGGTCCAGTGGAAGCAGGTCACGGCCGAGCTCGGCGAGCTGTTCGACGCCTGGCAGGCGCAGCAGCAGACCGGCCCTCGCCTGTCGAAGGGCATCTCGCAGCAGCTCTGGAAGCGATTCCGCGATGCTCGCGCCGTCGTCGACAAGCAGCGACGCGCCTTCTACTCCGAGCTCGACGACACCCACAAGGTCGCTCGAGACGCGAAGTCCCGTCTGGTGGAGCGCGCAGAGGCTCTCGCCCCGCGCGGCACCGACGGCATCCCCGCCTACCGCAACCTGCTCGACGAGTGGAAGGCCGCCGGCCGAGCCGGGCGCAAGGCCGACGACGCGCTCTGGGCGAAGTTCAAGGCGGCAGGAGACGCTCTCTACGCCGCCCGTGCCGAGCAAGCCGCCGCCGAGGAGGCCGAGTCCGGCCCGAAGATCGAGGCCCGTCAGGCCCTGCTCGAAGAGGCCAAGGCCGTCGCCGACGAGTCGAACATCAAGCGCGCCCGCGCGCTGCTCACCCGCATCCAGCAGCAGTGGGACGAGATCGGACGCGTCTTCCCCCGGGAGAAGGAGCGCGCTCTGGACGACCGCCTCCGCGTCATCGAGCAGGCTCTGAAGGCGCGCGAAGAGGTCGACTGGAAGAAGAACAACCCCGAGACCAAGGCCCGCGCCAACGACATGAGCTCGCAGCTGCTCGAGGCGATCGAGAAGCTCGAGGCCGAGCTCGCGGCGGCGGAGAAGGCCGGCGACAAGAAGGCGGCGAAGGCTGCCGCCGATGCGCTCGAGGCTCGACGCACCTGGCTCAGCGCACTGGGCGGCTGA